A portion of the Hoplias malabaricus isolate fHopMal1 chromosome 1, fHopMal1.hap1, whole genome shotgun sequence genome contains these proteins:
- the tfb2m gene encoding dimethyladenosine transferase 2, mitochondrial, with protein MAVSERCRLLVLLGRSVYQSSSALTHCGGRGFSSSSRVLDSSSSSSQVLDSSSCHVLGSSSTSFPDTDSSSSSCRVDSFSSGQRRVLGSRAGSERFCLSASVSQRNLSSVALSLQGQRRPLCRYELLDLGEVEENTRKALVCKHLRRFVVDPGLAAIVAHHVAPDAEEGTAVFFECNPGPGVLTRTLLNCGAQRVVALESDKAFLPELRALENSLDGQLEVVHCDFFKLDPIGHGSMKPPAMYSEKLFTDLGISEVPWTADVPVKVVGIFSQRNERNMLWKLLYALFERISIFRYGRVELIMFISEKNYTKLVARPGNNKSYQALSALFQMSCHIQLLHQEPWSSFLTTSRNGGLAIPKSTEVPNDHLCLVRITPRADLFSSALTPFNSSTLVLMVKQCLTRRRGKLLDKLNSWCPGSGRSFLQQLGVREDVLTGQLSPDQYRRLFEMMEKSEQFTQSWLYSEILENTKNTGCGT; from the exons ATGGCGGTGTCCGAACGGTGCAGGCTTTTGGTTTTGTTGGGAcggagtgtgtatcagtcttcctcagcactcacacactgtggaggTAGAGGGTTCTCCTCCTCATCTCGGGTTCTGGAttcatcctcttcctcatctCAGGTTCTAGACTCTTCTTCGTGTCATGTCCTGGGCTCTTCCTCTACCTCCTTTCCGGATACTGACTCATCCTCCTCCTCGTGTCGTGTCGACTCGTTCTCCTCGGGTCAGAGGAGGGTTTTGGGGTCCCGAGCGGGTTCCGAGAGGTTCTGTTTGTCAGCCAGCGTGTCTCAGAGGAACCTCTCGTCCGTGGCCTTGTCTCTGCAGGGACAGAGACGTCCCCTCTGCAGGTACGAGCTGCTGGACCTCGGCGAGGTGGAGGAAAACACACGCAAAGCTCTGGTCTGTAAACACCTGAGGAGGTTCGTCGTAGACCCAGGGCTCGCAGCCATAGTGGCACATCACGTGGCGCCGGACGCAGAGGAGGGCACTGCGGTCTTCTTCGAGTGTAACCCAG gtcCTGGAGTGTTGACCCGCACGCTGCTGAACTGTGGAGCTCAGAGGGTGGTGGCGCTAGAGAGCGATAAAGCCTTCCTCCCGGAGCTGCGG GCTCTGGAGAACAGTCTGGACGGGCAGCTGGAGGTGGTCCACTGTGATTTCTTTAAGCTGGACCCCATCGGTCACGGCAGCATGAAGCCCCCAGCGATGTACTCCGAGAAGCTCTTCACGGACCTCGGCATCTCCGAAGTGCCCTGGACCGCGG ACGTCCCGGTGAAGGTGGTGGGGATCTTCTCTCAGAGGAACGAGAGGAACATGCTTTGGAAGTTGCTCTACGCCCTGTTCGAGAGAATCTCTATCTTCAGATACGGACGAGTGGAGCTCATCATGTTCATCAGCGAGAAGAACTACACC aagctGGTAGCGAGACCGGGGAATAATAAAAGTTACCAGGCTCTGAGCGCTCTGTTCCAGATGTCCTGCCACATCCAGCTGCTGCACCAG GAGCCATGGTCCTCTTTCCTGACCACGTCCAGAAACGGAGGACTGGCCATTCCCAAGAGCACA gaggttCCTAATGATCACCTGTGTCTGGTGCGGATCACTCCCAGAGCAGACCTCTTCTCCTCGGCCCTGACTCCGTTTAACAGCTCCACTCTGGTTCTGATGGTGAAACAGTGTCTGACCCGACGCCGGGGGAAACTCCTCGACAAGCTCAA ctcGTGGTGCCCGGGCAGTGGGCGGAGCTTCCTGCAGCAGCTGGGCGTGAGGGAGGACGTTCTGACGGGTCAGCTGAGTCCGGATCAGTACCGCAGGCTGTTCGAGATGATGGAGAAGTCGGAGCAGTTCACACAGAGCTGGCTCTACTCCGAGATCCTGGAGAACACCAAAAACACCGGTTGCGGGACGTAG